The following proteins come from a genomic window of Gynuella sunshinyii YC6258:
- a CDS encoding alpha/beta fold hydrolase — translation MSRAIIQDVLTLRGEPLPTAALAECRDWQAYHALACGLGIIPADWSEEYYRNWLQHRQDLLNAEYRPQPLPIQVDLLAARESLALEQPYLNWNHVLPQDSIRVTPVPGDHMSLFSAAHIETVGEQISGAIQARTLAEPMAAWHAHAPVMTLQTGRQAGPVLICIPGAGDNVMSFMALTAAMPDNWQVLGLQPRGLLEGTAPYSSVEAAAQSYLDALKSESLNGPIHLLGHSFGGWGALELARRLEQDGTPVASLTLVDSRAPHPATEHSDIQVLMRLIQLFEMQGATLALTEPDMAALTQSQRLMCLHQRLIECGVMPTGSRAQDLTAIFRVFAANLRTGYQPESLPDITPSLVLAEDAQTDRMTGWQALIPAIQLQRGSANHVQLLKAPHVSLLADMVQRK, via the coding sequence ATGAGCCGGGCGATCATTCAGGATGTGCTGACCCTGCGCGGTGAACCTCTGCCGACAGCCGCACTGGCTGAATGCCGCGACTGGCAGGCATATCATGCACTGGCCTGTGGTCTGGGCATCATCCCGGCTGACTGGTCTGAGGAATACTATCGCAACTGGCTGCAACACCGTCAGGACCTGCTGAATGCGGAATACCGGCCACAACCACTGCCCATCCAGGTAGACCTGCTGGCAGCCCGTGAAAGCCTGGCGCTGGAGCAACCGTACCTGAACTGGAACCATGTGTTACCGCAGGATTCGATCCGCGTGACACCGGTACCTGGTGATCACATGAGCCTGTTCTCCGCCGCCCATATCGAGACGGTTGGAGAGCAAATTTCCGGTGCCATTCAGGCCCGAACGCTGGCGGAACCGATGGCCGCATGGCATGCCCATGCACCGGTCATGACGTTGCAGACTGGCCGTCAGGCCGGACCGGTGCTGATCTGTATTCCCGGTGCCGGCGATAACGTCATGAGTTTTATGGCTCTGACTGCGGCCATGCCGGACAACTGGCAAGTATTGGGCCTGCAACCACGAGGCTTACTGGAAGGCACAGCACCGTACAGCTCCGTCGAAGCCGCTGCCCAGAGTTATCTGGACGCGCTGAAGTCGGAGTCGCTCAACGGGCCTATCCATCTGCTGGGTCATTCGTTCGGCGGCTGGGGCGCGTTGGAACTGGCGCGCCGACTGGAACAGGACGGCACACCGGTAGCATCGCTGACACTGGTGGATTCCAGAGCCCCTCATCCAGCGACGGAGCATTCGGATATTCAGGTATTAATGCGATTGATCCAACTGTTTGAAATGCAGGGAGCAACACTGGCACTGACGGAACCGGACATGGCCGCATTGACACAATCGCAGCGACTGATGTGTCTGCATCAGCGGTTGATCGAGTGTGGCGTGATGCCGACCGGTAGCCGCGCGCAGGATCTGACGGCTATCTTCCGGGTATTTGCCGCCAACCTGCGAACCGGATACCAGCCGGAATCATTGCCGGATATCACACCGTCGCTGGTCCTGGCGGAGGATGCGCAGACCGACCGGATGACCGGCTGGCAGGCGCTGATTCCGGCGATACAACTTCAGCGAGGTTCCGCGAACCACGTACAGTTGCTGAAAGCACCTCATGTGAGCTTGTTGGCAGACATGGTACAACGGAAATAA
- a CDS encoding cyclic peptide export ABC transporter, which produces MFKLIFIRFKWQVLLATILSAASALSGIGMLKIITLQISAMTAQSAVSARPFVWFLLAVSAVLLFGLVSRYLLAKLGAQVVYEFRDSLTRRLLSTPYAMIERIGGHRILAALKTDATKLSEGLLILPEFIYSLITVLLCLSYMSYISGRLFLVSTVLIILLGLIANVFLRYGLRHFKHLRHYEDDLFQGMQMMVDGSQELSINARRRHFVYERVLKANYTDIRQLSVRVALIFTMLNSIGSTLIFFLVGLVVFGSSLYFTDIPADAVVGFVLVILYMIDPVENVISSLSRFSEFAVSYRNVEGLPLTEEAARIESSSHHPLSERLAWQTLKVHQLSFQYHTDAEDQYRFGIGPIDAQFKRGEAVFLTGGNGSGKSTFAKLLVGLYQPDHGQISLDDDIVSETISLTEYQQAFSTIFADFFLFDHVLDEWGNPGDDTVIQNYLTDLELKNKVTVSDGRLSSTNLSSGQKKRLALIMSYYEDTPICVFDEWAADQDPRFRQLFYTEIIPRLKAQNKLVIVITHDDRYFHLADQLIRFDDGQLVTNRSLSADRLPTD; this is translated from the coding sequence ATGTTCAAACTTATCTTTATCCGTTTCAAATGGCAGGTGTTGCTGGCCACAATACTAAGCGCAGCCAGTGCTCTGTCGGGTATCGGCATGTTAAAGATTATTACCTTGCAAATCAGCGCCATGACAGCTCAATCCGCTGTCAGTGCCAGGCCGTTTGTCTGGTTTCTGCTGGCCGTATCAGCCGTACTGCTGTTTGGTCTGGTGTCCCGGTATCTGCTGGCCAAACTGGGCGCTCAAGTGGTCTATGAGTTTCGGGATTCTCTCACCCGGCGTCTGTTATCAACGCCTTATGCCATGATCGAACGAATCGGCGGACACCGCATTCTGGCCGCGCTGAAAACCGATGCAACCAAGCTCTCGGAAGGCCTGCTGATTCTGCCGGAATTTATCTACAGCCTGATCACTGTGCTGCTCTGTCTGAGCTACATGAGTTACATCTCCGGGCGTTTGTTTCTGGTATCAACGGTGCTGATCATACTGCTCGGACTGATCGCCAACGTTTTTCTCCGCTATGGGCTGCGCCATTTCAAGCACCTGCGCCACTACGAAGATGATCTGTTTCAGGGTATGCAAATGATGGTCGATGGCAGCCAGGAACTGAGTATTAATGCCAGGCGGCGTCACTTCGTTTATGAACGGGTTCTAAAGGCCAATTACACCGATATCCGTCAGCTCAGTGTCCGGGTCGCGTTGATATTTACGATGCTGAACAGTATCGGATCGACGTTGATTTTTTTTCTGGTCGGCCTGGTGGTATTCGGCTCCAGCCTGTATTTCACCGACATCCCGGCAGACGCGGTGGTCGGCTTCGTGCTGGTGATTCTTTATATGATCGATCCGGTGGAAAACGTGATCAGTTCATTATCCCGGTTCAGCGAATTCGCCGTTTCCTACCGCAATGTCGAAGGCCTGCCGTTGACCGAAGAGGCTGCCAGAATTGAATCATCCAGCCATCATCCGCTTTCAGAACGACTGGCATGGCAGACGCTTAAGGTCCACCAGCTGAGCTTTCAATACCACACCGATGCAGAGGATCAGTACCGCTTTGGTATCGGTCCGATCGATGCGCAGTTCAAACGTGGCGAAGCGGTCTTTCTGACTGGCGGTAACGGCAGCGGTAAATCGACATTTGCCAAACTGCTGGTGGGTCTGTACCAGCCCGATCACGGCCAGATCAGTCTGGATGATGACATTGTCTCTGAAACCATCTCACTGACCGAATACCAACAGGCGTTTTCCACCATTTTCGCGGATTTTTTTCTGTTCGATCATGTGCTGGATGAATGGGGCAATCCCGGAGATGACACCGTGATCCAGAATTATCTGACCGATCTGGAATTGAAAAACAAAGTGACGGTCTCCGATGGTCGATTGTCCTCGACAAACCTCTCCTCCGGGCAGAAAAAACGTCTGGCACTGATCATGTCGTATTATGAGGACACTCCGATCTGTGTCTTTGACGAATGGGCGGCGGATCAGGACCCAAGATTCCGGCAGCTGTTTTACACCGAGATCATCCCCCGTCTGAAGGCACAGAATAAACTGGTGATCGTGATCACGCATGATGACCGTTACTTTCATCTGGCGGATCAGTTGATCCGGTTTGATGACGGTCAACTGGTGACGAACAGGTCCTTGTCCGCTGATCGGTTGCCGACGGATTGA
- a CDS encoding NAD(P)-binding protein: protein MHKQTMDMTVPPDLSKSGGTGPAVNRRPVYQDFMPPCNSACPAGENIQGWLALVHEKRYHDAWQLLIENNPMPAVHGRVCYHPCEGGCNREQVDGAVSIHQVERFLGDMAIEQGWQPHYTSRKTGKRVLVVGAGPSGLSAAYHLARMGHTVEIRDAGTRPGGMMYFGIPAYRLPRDVLMAEIQRIERMGVKITLNHKVEDLQKEKEEGAFDAVFVAVGAHISRKVDIPAREAGRILDAVSYLREVGEGQRPMLGRKVAVYGGGNTAMDAARTAKRLGAEEAMIIYRRDIDHMPAHKFEAEEAMEEGVKINWLRTISELELNQIKIEKMVLDENGRPQPTGEYETLEADAVILALGQNIDSELMQGIPEIEFSEDGTVQVDEHMMTAHTGIFAGGDMVPSERTVTIATGHGKHAARNIHAFLSGQVFAPKAKSPVVPFDALHIWYYTDTEQTTQPVVPPEQRTQSFDEVLGNLTEEEIRYEVRRCYSCGNCFECDGCYGACPEDAIIKLGAGRFYQIDYSKCTGCSACVLQCPTAAIHMTDKA, encoded by the coding sequence ATGCACAAACAAACCATGGACATGACTGTCCCTCCAGATTTATCAAAAAGCGGTGGTACGGGTCCGGCGGTCAATCGTCGTCCGGTCTATCAGGATTTTATGCCGCCGTGTAACTCTGCCTGTCCGGCCGGTGAAAACATTCAGGGCTGGCTGGCACTGGTGCACGAAAAACGTTATCACGATGCCTGGCAATTACTGATCGAAAACAATCCCATGCCGGCCGTTCATGGCCGCGTCTGTTATCACCCTTGCGAGGGCGGTTGTAACCGGGAACAGGTTGACGGTGCCGTCAGCATTCACCAGGTGGAACGTTTCCTTGGAGACATGGCCATCGAGCAGGGCTGGCAACCTCATTACACCAGCCGCAAGACCGGTAAACGCGTGTTAGTCGTGGGAGCCGGCCCCAGTGGTCTGAGCGCTGCCTATCATCTGGCACGCATGGGTCATACCGTGGAAATCAGAGATGCCGGAACCCGTCCTGGTGGCATGATGTATTTTGGTATCCCGGCTTATCGGCTGCCACGCGATGTGTTGATGGCGGAAATCCAGCGCATCGAACGTATGGGGGTCAAAATCACCCTCAATCATAAGGTTGAGGATCTGCAAAAAGAAAAAGAAGAGGGCGCATTTGATGCGGTGTTCGTGGCCGTTGGCGCGCACATTTCCCGTAAGGTGGATATTCCCGCCCGGGAGGCCGGCCGCATACTCGACGCAGTAAGTTATCTGCGTGAAGTGGGTGAAGGGCAACGCCCCATGCTGGGGCGCAAAGTTGCCGTTTACGGTGGCGGAAACACCGCCATGGACGCTGCCAGAACCGCCAAGCGGTTGGGTGCGGAAGAGGCCATGATCATTTATCGCCGTGATATCGATCACATGCCTGCGCATAAATTTGAAGCCGAAGAAGCCATGGAGGAAGGCGTCAAAATCAACTGGTTGCGGACGATTTCCGAACTGGAACTCAATCAGATCAAAATCGAAAAAATGGTGCTCGATGAAAACGGTCGGCCACAACCGACCGGGGAATATGAAACCCTCGAAGCCGATGCGGTCATCCTGGCACTGGGTCAGAATATCGACTCAGAGCTGATGCAGGGGATACCGGAAATTGAGTTTTCCGAAGATGGCACGGTGCAGGTCGATGAACACATGATGACGGCACACACCGGCATCTTTGCTGGCGGCGATATGGTGCCAAGCGAGCGAACGGTCACCATAGCAACCGGTCATGGTAAGCATGCTGCCAGAAATATTCACGCCTTCTTAAGTGGTCAGGTATTTGCGCCCAAAGCCAAATCTCCGGTCGTGCCGTTCGACGCTCTGCACATCTGGTATTACACCGACACCGAACAAACCACCCAGCCGGTGGTGCCGCCGGAACAACGTACCCAGAGTTTCGATGAAGTACTCGGCAATCTGACCGAAGAGGAAATCCGCTACGAAGTCCGGCGTTGTTATTCCTGTGGCAACTGTTTTGAATGCGATGGCTGCTACGGTGCCTGTCCGGAAGATGCCATTATCAAACTCGGTGCCGGCCGGTTTTATCAGATCGACTATTCCAAGTGCACCGGCTGTAGCGCCTGTGTCCTCCAATGCCCGACTGCGGCAATCCATATGACTGACAAAGCTTGA
- the nifJ gene encoding pyruvate:ferredoxin (flavodoxin) oxidoreductase yields MAKTKLRQVTIDGGEATAYVAYRVNEVCAIYPITPSSPMAEFADQWASQDIKNIWGEVPLIAEMQSEGGAAGTVHGALQTGALTTTFTASQGLMLMIPNMYKIAGELTPAVFHVAARSLAAQGLSIFGDHQDVMAVRMTGFAQLASSTVQECHDMALVAQSATLKSRVPVVHFFDGFRTSHEVSKITLLEDRHIRAMIDDKLVFAHRLRALNPDRPHMRGTAQNPDTYFQGRESVNNYYRDAIGIYEETLEQFATLTGRRYQLFEYYGNPKAERVIVIMGSGAETAISTADYLNQNGDSVGVLKVRLYRPFSARHFLAALPAQVKRIAVLDRTKEPGCEGEPLYKDVVTELAQAIVRGERKTMPTVIGGRYGLSSKEFTPAMVARVFAELLQEKPKNDFTIGIIDDRSHTSLDDVEALDIEPEDTVRALFFGLGSDGTVGANKNSIKIIGDEEGYFAQGYFVYDSKKAGSMTTSHLRFGPHPIQAPYLIQSAGFIACHQFNFIDHVEMLDRARRGATFLLNSPYDKDEVWDKLPRHVQQDIINKDIQFYVIDGAKVARSVGMGRRINTVMQTCFFALSGVMEKDQAIEKIKQAAKKTYSRKGEEIVKRNFAAIDQALAHLQQVNYPKQVTSEYDPDPMAAFEQAPDFVKQVTSEIIHGRGDLIPVSLLPDDGTFPTATTKWEKRNIAQDIPIWEPSLCIQCGNCSIVCPHAAIRAKFYNEEVLTDAPEAFRSAEVSARGFPDIRYTLQVYPEDCTGCGLCVRACPAQDPMDEHHHAINMADKETWLSTEKAGLQFFEQLPYNDRNRVDFSNVRGVQYLQPLFEFSGACSGCGETPYLKLISQLFGDRSLIANATGCSSIYGGNLPTTPWSQNSEGKGPAWANSLFEDNAEFGFGYRLTVDQHTRLAQTRLQELASEIGPDLVAQTLNAPQTLESEIIQQRRRVAGIREKLEQLDNPKAQELLSVIDHLVRRSIWIVGGDGWAYDIGYGGVDHVLASGRNVNVLVMDTEVYSNTGGQASKATPIGAVAKFAAGGKVVPQKDLSLQAIAYGNVYVARVALGANPQQTLQAFREAERYDGPSLIIAYSHCIEHGINMDEGLEQQRLAVKAGYWPLYRYNPALHSAGKNPFILDSLRPTIDVKDYAYRENRYKVLRDRNPEEADRLMQLAQQVVNQKWSVYEEMATRSADEFIPDTRM; encoded by the coding sequence ATGGCTAAAACAAAACTCAGGCAGGTCACCATCGATGGCGGCGAAGCAACCGCCTACGTGGCGTATCGTGTGAACGAAGTCTGTGCCATCTATCCGATTACCCCCTCTTCTCCCATGGCCGAGTTTGCCGACCAGTGGGCCAGCCAGGACATCAAAAATATCTGGGGCGAAGTGCCACTGATTGCTGAAATGCAAAGTGAAGGTGGTGCTGCCGGGACCGTCCACGGCGCTCTGCAGACCGGTGCCCTCACCACGACTTTCACCGCCTCCCAGGGCCTGATGTTGATGATCCCGAACATGTACAAAATCGCCGGGGAACTGACGCCGGCCGTGTTTCATGTTGCGGCCCGTTCACTGGCGGCGCAGGGCTTGTCGATCTTCGGGGATCACCAGGATGTCATGGCCGTGAGGATGACCGGTTTCGCCCAGCTGGCATCCTCCACCGTGCAGGAATGTCATGACATGGCACTGGTGGCTCAGTCTGCCACGTTGAAAAGCCGGGTGCCGGTGGTGCATTTTTTTGATGGTTTCAGAACCTCTCACGAGGTCTCCAAAATCACTCTGCTGGAAGACCGGCATATTCGCGCCATGATCGATGACAAGCTGGTGTTTGCTCATCGCCTGAGAGCATTGAATCCGGATCGTCCGCACATGCGCGGTACCGCTCAAAACCCCGATACCTATTTCCAGGGACGGGAGAGCGTCAACAACTACTATCGTGATGCCATTGGCATCTATGAAGAAACCCTGGAACAGTTTGCCACTCTCACAGGCCGACGTTATCAGCTGTTCGAATACTACGGCAACCCCAAAGCCGAACGGGTGATCGTAATTATGGGATCAGGCGCAGAAACCGCCATTTCCACCGCCGACTATTTGAATCAAAACGGCGATTCCGTCGGGGTGTTAAAAGTCCGCTTATACCGGCCTTTCAGTGCCCGCCATTTTCTCGCGGCACTGCCTGCGCAGGTCAAACGGATCGCGGTTCTGGACCGAACCAAAGAACCGGGCTGCGAAGGTGAACCGCTGTATAAAGATGTCGTCACCGAACTCGCTCAGGCCATTGTTCGTGGCGAACGGAAAACCATGCCGACCGTCATTGGTGGACGCTATGGTCTTTCCAGCAAGGAATTTACCCCCGCCATGGTGGCCAGGGTATTTGCTGAACTGCTGCAGGAAAAACCCAAAAACGACTTCACCATCGGTATCATTGATGACCGCTCCCATACCAGTCTCGATGATGTCGAAGCACTGGACATAGAACCTGAGGATACCGTTCGAGCATTGTTTTTCGGTCTCGGCTCAGATGGCACCGTGGGTGCCAATAAAAACAGCATCAAAATCATTGGTGATGAAGAAGGTTACTTTGCCCAGGGATATTTCGTTTACGATTCCAAAAAAGCCGGCAGCATGACCACTTCGCATCTGCGCTTCGGGCCGCATCCGATACAGGCACCGTATCTGATTCAATCCGCCGGTTTTATCGCCTGTCATCAGTTCAACTTTATTGACCATGTTGAAATGCTGGATCGCGCCCGTCGCGGTGCTACATTTTTGTTGAACAGCCCCTACGACAAAGACGAGGTATGGGATAAATTGCCGCGTCATGTACAGCAGGACATTATCAATAAAGATATCCAGTTCTACGTGATAGATGGTGCCAAGGTTGCCCGCTCGGTAGGCATGGGCCGACGCATCAACACAGTCATGCAAACCTGTTTCTTTGCACTGTCAGGTGTGATGGAAAAAGATCAGGCAATTGAGAAAATCAAACAGGCGGCTAAAAAAACCTACAGTCGCAAAGGCGAGGAAATTGTTAAACGCAACTTTGCCGCCATCGATCAGGCACTGGCACATTTGCAGCAGGTTAACTATCCGAAACAGGTCACCAGTGAGTACGATCCGGATCCAATGGCGGCATTCGAGCAGGCACCGGATTTCGTCAAACAGGTGACCAGCGAAATCATTCACGGTCGTGGCGATCTGATTCCGGTATCACTATTGCCTGATGACGGCACCTTCCCGACCGCCACCACCAAATGGGAAAAACGCAATATCGCTCAGGATATTCCCATCTGGGAACCATCATTGTGTATTCAATGTGGCAACTGCTCGATAGTCTGCCCACACGCAGCTATCCGGGCAAAATTCTACAACGAAGAGGTATTGACTGACGCGCCGGAAGCATTCCGTTCGGCCGAGGTCAGCGCCCGCGGATTCCCGGATATACGTTACACTTTGCAGGTTTATCCGGAAGACTGTACCGGCTGCGGATTGTGTGTACGCGCCTGCCCGGCTCAGGATCCCATGGACGAACATCATCACGCCATCAACATGGCCGACAAGGAAACCTGGCTGAGTACCGAAAAAGCCGGACTGCAGTTCTTTGAACAATTACCTTACAACGATCGCAACCGGGTTGATTTCTCCAACGTGCGCGGCGTGCAGTATTTACAACCCTTGTTCGAATTCAGCGGAGCCTGTTCCGGCTGTGGCGAAACGCCTTATCTGAAACTGATCAGCCAGTTGTTCGGTGACCGTTCGCTCATTGCCAACGCCACCGGCTGCTCTTCCATTTACGGTGGAAACCTGCCGACGACTCCCTGGAGTCAGAACAGCGAAGGTAAAGGACCGGCATGGGCCAACTCTCTGTTTGAAGACAATGCCGAGTTTGGCTTTGGTTACCGGCTGACAGTGGATCAGCATACCCGACTGGCACAAACCCGGTTACAGGAGCTGGCGTCTGAGATCGGCCCGGACCTGGTGGCCCAGACTCTGAATGCTCCCCAGACACTGGAAAGTGAAATCATTCAACAGCGTCGCAGAGTGGCGGGCATCCGTGAAAAACTGGAGCAGCTGGATAACCCCAAAGCACAGGAACTGCTGTCTGTGATCGACCACCTGGTCCGTCGCAGTATCTGGATTGTTGGCGGTGACGGCTGGGCTTATGACATCGGTTATGGTGGTGTCGATCATGTCCTGGCAAGCGGTCGAAACGTTAACGTGCTGGTGATGGATACGGAGGTTTACTCCAACACCGGTGGCCAGGCATCCAAAGCCACGCCTATCGGTGCAGTCGCCAAGTTCGCAGCGGGCGGTAAGGTGGTGCCACAAAAAGACCTGAGTCTGCAGGCCATTGCCTACGGTAATGTCTATGTCGCCAGAGTCGCACTGGGTGCTAATCCACAACAAACCTTGCAGGCTTTCCGTGAAGCAGAACGTTATGATGGTCCTTCACTGATCATCGCCTACAGCCACTGCATTGAACACGGCATCAATATGGATGAAGGTCTGGAGCAACAGCGTTTGGCCGTTAAAGCCGGTTATTGGCCGTTGTATCGCTATAACCCGGCACTGCACAGTGCCGGAAAAAATCCGTTTATTCTGGACTCCCTCAGACCCACCATCGACGTCAAGGATTATGCTTATCGTGAGAACCGCTACAAGGTACTCAGAGATCGCAATCCGGAAGAGGCGGATCGGTTGATGCAACTGGCACAACAGGTCGTCAATCAAAAATGGTCTGTGTACGAGGAAATGGCCACACGCTCAGCCGACGAGTTTATTCCGGATACCCGGATGTAA
- a CDS encoding rhamnogalacturonan acetylesterase: MLVGIGFISSTLMSCTGLETQTMSDSATLQIFMAGDSTMAIKDPSDYPETGWGVPFANFFDNSVKVINLARNGRSTKTFISEGRWQTVTDNIHADDYVFIQFGHNDEVPSKVDRYTTPDEYKANLNRFIKDVETAGAHAILMTPVVRRKFDESDHLVSTHPYAQLVREVAAEHPEVTFIDMEKITHDYFENLGPKDSSLRFMHLQPGVHPNYPDGRTDNTHYTEFGAREVAQLVLTELRKINYPLITHIRAADPKHLKK; encoded by the coding sequence ATGCTCGTCGGCATTGGTTTTATCAGCAGCACCTTGATGTCGTGTACCGGTCTGGAGACACAAACCATGTCAGACTCAGCCACCTTGCAAATATTCATGGCCGGCGATTCCACCATGGCCATCAAGGATCCCTCCGACTACCCGGAAACGGGCTGGGGCGTTCCCTTTGCCAATTTTTTCGATAACTCCGTCAAAGTGATTAATCTGGCCAGAAATGGCCGCAGCACTAAAACCTTCATTTCTGAAGGGCGATGGCAGACCGTTACCGACAACATTCACGCTGATGACTATGTCTTTATCCAGTTTGGTCATAACGATGAAGTACCCAGCAAGGTCGATCGATACACCACTCCGGACGAGTACAAAGCCAATTTGAACCGTTTTATCAAGGATGTGGAAACTGCCGGCGCTCATGCGATCTTGATGACACCAGTAGTACGCAGAAAATTTGATGAGAGCGACCATTTGGTATCGACCCACCCTTACGCCCAACTGGTACGTGAAGTGGCGGCAGAACATCCGGAAGTCACCTTCATCGATATGGAAAAAATCACCCATGATTATTTCGAAAACCTGGGACCCAAAGACTCATCATTGCGATTCATGCACCTGCAACCAGGTGTTCATCCCAACTATCCCGATGGTAGAACTGACAATACCCATTACACCGAATTTGGTGCCCGTGAAGTGGCCCAGCTGGTTTTGACAGAACTCAGGAAAATCAACTATCCATTGATAACACACATTCGCGCAGCAGATCCAAAGCACCTGAAAAAATAG
- a CDS encoding VOC family protein yields MSLQPFHLAIPVYDLSAARNFYAQVFGLEEGRSSDHWVDFNFFGHQLVIHEHPQTPAQQQAHTNAVDGHDVPVPHFGVVLEWSQWEALAERLRSFDIQFVIEPYVRFKGQVGEQGTMFLFDPCGNALEFKAFKDLSQLFAK; encoded by the coding sequence ATGAGTCTTCAACCTTTTCACCTGGCTATTCCGGTGTATGACCTCAGCGCCGCCCGAAATTTTTATGCCCAGGTATTTGGTCTGGAAGAAGGCCGATCTTCCGATCACTGGGTCGATTTCAATTTTTTTGGGCATCAGCTGGTCATCCATGAACACCCTCAGACCCCGGCACAGCAACAGGCACACACTAACGCGGTGGATGGTCACGATGTCCCGGTACCGCATTTTGGTGTAGTACTGGAATGGTCTCAGTGGGAAGCACTGGCAGAGCGGTTGAGATCGTTCGATATTCAGTTTGTGATCGAGCCTTATGTGCGTTTCAAAGGTCAGGTGGGTGAACAGGGCACCATGTTCCTGTTCGACCCGTGTGGCAATGCTCTGGAGTTCAAGGCCTTCAAGGACCTGAGTCAGCTGTTTGCCAAATAA
- a CDS encoding NAD(P)H-binding protein, producing the protein MKLLLVGATGLVGQQVLTQAQADPRVSHITVLARKPMASVGKLQCHRVDFDQLPDDAELWQCDAVICTLGSTLKTAGSREMFYRIDHDYPLAVARQVQRYGGGCYVLNSAMGADTDSRFFYNRVKGELERDLLALSFASVTLVRPGLISGQRAEFRLGERSMQILLTMLTPVLPRRWRCNPADNIARALLDAAIRAEPGIHEVSSDTLS; encoded by the coding sequence ATGAAACTACTGTTGGTGGGGGCGACCGGTCTGGTTGGCCAGCAAGTGCTGACGCAGGCACAAGCGGATCCCCGGGTCAGTCACATAACGGTGCTGGCACGCAAACCCATGGCATCGGTTGGAAAACTGCAATGTCATCGTGTCGATTTTGACCAGTTACCCGATGATGCTGAGCTTTGGCAGTGCGATGCGGTTATCTGCACATTGGGTTCAACTCTGAAAACGGCAGGTTCCCGCGAGATGTTTTATCGTATTGATCATGACTATCCTCTGGCCGTTGCCCGTCAGGTACAGCGTTACGGTGGCGGTTGTTATGTGCTCAATTCAGCCATGGGTGCAGATACGGATTCCCGGTTCTTTTATAACCGGGTCAAAGGCGAATTGGAGCGAGACCTGCTGGCGCTGTCGTTTGCCTCTGTCACCTTGGTCCGACCGGGATTGATCAGCGGTCAGCGGGCTGAGTTTCGTTTGGGAGAACGGAGTATGCAGATACTGCTGACGATGCTGACGCCGGTTTTGCCCCGGCGATGGCGCTGTAATCCGGCGGACAATATTGCCCGAGCCTTGCTGGATGCTGCCATTCGTGCTGAGCCGGGTATTCATGAAGTATCATCTGATACATTGAGTTAG